One genomic window of Actinoalloteichus hoggarensis includes the following:
- a CDS encoding SAM-dependent methyltransferase gives MASVTAGPAEIGRRYDQSSPVSDVFNDGQVHLAYWYGDEDDTPMAEASRRITRKVADSLGLRSGERLLDAGCGLGAPALLVAEERGVHVTGITVSATEAARAEHKAAAANLGDRVEFLLGDYGELTQPDGSFDAIMAIESLQAAPDLAAVLRGFRRVLRPGGRIAVCDYTLEAEFTPAEAAEFAAGIGFARLPTLPQWITMLRESGFVVEEYVQCGPRVFGLGHKYVDSAERMRAELTERFDADTAAGLRDSLSRFFAPGAETVGYAIVTARKPVG, from the coding sequence ATGGCATCAGTGACAGCAGGTCCTGCCGAGATCGGCAGACGGTACGACCAGTCGTCCCCCGTCTCCGACGTGTTCAACGACGGTCAGGTGCATCTGGCGTACTGGTACGGCGACGAGGACGACACGCCGATGGCGGAGGCCTCTCGGCGCATCACGAGGAAGGTGGCCGACTCACTGGGGCTGCGGTCGGGTGAGCGGCTCCTCGACGCGGGCTGCGGCCTGGGCGCGCCCGCGCTGCTGGTCGCCGAGGAACGCGGCGTACACGTCACCGGGATCACGGTGAGCGCGACGGAGGCGGCCCGCGCCGAACACAAGGCCGCCGCCGCGAATCTCGGCGACCGGGTCGAATTCCTGCTCGGCGACTACGGCGAGCTGACTCAGCCGGACGGCAGCTTCGACGCGATCATGGCGATCGAGTCCTTGCAGGCCGCTCCCGACCTGGCGGCGGTCCTGCGCGGGTTCCGCCGGGTGCTCCGTCCCGGTGGTCGGATCGCGGTGTGCGACTACACCCTGGAGGCCGAGTTCACGCCCGCGGAGGCCGCCGAGTTCGCCGCGGGCATCGGCTTCGCCCGACTGCCGACGTTGCCGCAGTGGATCACGATGCTGCGCGAGTCGGGCTTCGTCGTCGAGGAGTACGTCCAGTGCGGGCCTCGGGTCTTCGGGCTTGGGCACAAGTACGTGGACTCCGCCGAGCGGATGCGTGCGGAGCTGACCGAGCGTTTCGACGCGGACACGGCCGCCGGGTTGCGCGACTCGCTGTCGCGGTTCTTCGCCCCCGGCGCCGAGACGGTCGGGTACGCGATCG
- a CDS encoding acyl-CoA dehydrogenase family protein encodes MTSTRGLDSAELLDRASTLVPVLRRHALWQEENRRLHEETIQALTDSGLLRMRMPAHHGGGESDLRTLVDVLAELARGDGSTSWTVAVWAISTWMVGMFPDDVQDEVFATPDVRVSGILSPSAMATPTDGGVLLTGRWAFNSGATQSHWNTNAAVMPNAEGELEPIMTLIPLSDLAIIDDWHTAGLRGSGSVTTAAENLFVPQERVLPLGPVLGGRHRSVRNADSPMYRAPFMPTAATTVGATALGLAKAAKEAFFERLPGRKITYTSYDDQSTAPLTHLQVGEAVTKIDEAEFHARRAAAMVDEKGAAEEWTVEERARVRLDVGAVCLRAKEAVDVLNTASGGSSIYRDVPIQRIERDVQTLNLHAIMHPNTNLELYGRILCGLEPNTSFL; translated from the coding sequence ATGACGTCGACCCGAGGGCTCGACTCCGCCGAACTGCTCGATCGAGCATCGACGCTGGTGCCGGTCCTCCGGCGACATGCGCTGTGGCAGGAGGAGAACCGACGCCTGCACGAGGAGACGATCCAGGCCCTCACGGATTCGGGCCTTCTGCGAATGCGGATGCCCGCTCATCACGGCGGCGGCGAGTCCGATCTGCGGACCTTGGTCGACGTGCTCGCCGAACTGGCCCGAGGCGACGGCTCGACCTCGTGGACGGTCGCGGTCTGGGCGATCAGCACCTGGATGGTCGGGATGTTCCCCGACGACGTGCAGGACGAGGTGTTCGCCACGCCGGACGTGCGGGTCAGCGGCATCCTGAGTCCCAGCGCGATGGCGACGCCGACGGACGGCGGTGTGCTGCTGACCGGGCGGTGGGCGTTCAACAGCGGCGCGACCCAGAGTCACTGGAACACCAACGCCGCCGTGATGCCGAACGCCGAGGGCGAACTCGAACCGATCATGACGCTCATCCCGCTGTCGGACCTCGCGATCATCGACGACTGGCACACCGCGGGCCTGCGCGGCTCGGGCAGCGTCACCACCGCCGCCGAGAACCTGTTCGTCCCGCAGGAGCGGGTGCTGCCGCTGGGACCGGTGCTGGGCGGCCGACACCGTTCCGTCCGCAATGCGGACTCCCCGATGTATCGCGCGCCCTTCATGCCCACGGCGGCCACGACCGTCGGAGCGACGGCGCTGGGGCTGGCGAAGGCGGCGAAGGAGGCCTTCTTCGAGCGGCTCCCGGGACGGAAGATCACCTACACGTCGTACGACGATCAGAGCACGGCGCCCCTCACCCATCTTCAGGTCGGCGAGGCGGTGACCAAGATCGACGAGGCCGAGTTCCATGCCCGGCGAGCTGCCGCGATGGTGGACGAGAAGGGCGCCGCCGAAGAATGGACGGTGGAGGAACGGGCCCGAGTCCGGCTCGACGTCGGCGCGGTGTGCCTGCGCGCCAAGGAGGCCGTCGACGTGCTGAACACCGCCAGCGGCGGCTCCTCGATCTACCGCGACGTGCCTATCCAGCGTATCGAGCGGGACGTGCAGACGTTGAATCTGCACGCCATCATGCATCCGAACACCAACCTGGAGCTCTACGGGCGGATCCTCTGCGGTCTGGAGCCCAACACCTCGTTCCTGTGA
- a CDS encoding serine hydrolase domain-containing protein, translating to MISAGLSKARLGRMHDVMAGYVEKNEVPGIVTLVNRRGETHVDVLGTQAFDSPEPMRRDTIFRVTSMTKPITAAAAMILVEECRLRLDEPVTGLLPELADRRVLRRIDGPVDDTVPAERPITVRDVLTFRLGYGLILEPKDGYPIHAAQDALQLALGKPKPPSPYTSDEWISTFATLPLLHQPGEKWMYHTGAQVLGVLIERASGQSLDRFLRERIFEPLGMHDTGFSVPPAKMDRLSTSYWVDYATGTLEVYDEAAGGQHANPPVFHDGAAGLVSTADDYLAFGRMLLNKGACEGERILSRASVEMMTTDQLTPEQKARSGFFPGYWDNRGWGFGLSVVTNRDILAATPGRFGWDGGFTTSWYCDPAEDMVAILMAQRLAPPSSTGLYVDFWTSVYQAIDD from the coding sequence ATGATCAGTGCGGGCTTGTCCAAGGCGCGGCTCGGCCGAATGCACGACGTCATGGCCGGTTATGTCGAGAAGAACGAAGTGCCGGGCATCGTCACCCTGGTGAACCGGCGAGGAGAGACCCACGTCGACGTGCTCGGCACGCAGGCGTTCGACAGTCCGGAGCCGATGCGACGCGACACCATTTTCCGCGTCACGTCGATGACGAAGCCGATCACCGCGGCGGCGGCGATGATCCTCGTCGAGGAGTGCAGGCTGCGGTTGGACGAGCCGGTGACCGGGCTGCTGCCCGAGTTGGCCGACCGTCGGGTTCTGCGGCGCATCGACGGCCCCGTCGACGACACCGTCCCCGCCGAGCGGCCGATCACCGTCCGCGACGTGCTGACCTTCCGGCTGGGATACGGGCTCATCCTCGAACCCAAGGACGGCTATCCGATCCATGCGGCGCAGGACGCCCTCCAACTCGCCCTCGGCAAGCCCAAGCCGCCGTCGCCCTACACCTCCGACGAGTGGATCAGCACGTTCGCCACGCTTCCGCTGCTTCATCAGCCCGGCGAGAAATGGATGTACCACACCGGGGCTCAGGTGCTCGGCGTCCTCATCGAGCGAGCGTCCGGTCAGTCGTTGGACCGGTTCCTGCGTGAGCGGATCTTCGAGCCGCTCGGCATGCACGACACCGGTTTCAGCGTGCCGCCCGCGAAGATGGACCGGCTCTCGACGAGCTACTGGGTCGACTATGCCACCGGGACGCTGGAGGTCTATGACGAGGCGGCCGGTGGACAGCACGCGAACCCGCCGGTGTTCCATGACGGTGCGGCCGGGCTCGTCTCCACGGCGGACGACTACCTGGCCTTCGGTCGGATGCTGCTGAACAAGGGAGCCTGCGAGGGTGAGCGCATCCTCTCCAGAGCCTCCGTGGAGATGATGACGACAGACCAGCTCACGCCCGAGCAGAAGGCACGGTCGGGGTTCTTCCCCGGCTACTGGGACAACCGAGGATGGGGCTTCGGGTTGTCCGTGGTCACCAATCGGGACATCCTCGCCGCGACTCCGGGGCGGTTCGGATGGGACGGCGGCTTCACGACCTCCTGGTACTGCGATCCGGCCGAGGACATGGTGGCGATCCTGATGGCTCAACGCCTCGCACCGCCGTCGAGCACGGGGCTCTATGTCGACTTCTGGACGTCGGTGTATCAGGCGATCGACGACTGA
- a CDS encoding alcohol dehydrogenase catalytic domain-containing protein, whose protein sequence is MKAAVVPGVNRRWELREVPTPVAGPGQVLIRVRACGVCHNDVYLTDGAFEFPAIDPVIVGHEAAGEVVAVGEGVVSRRVGDRVGATWVQGTCGRCDYCALGLPLTGQSGMNCSAPVMTGITAPGGHAEYVAVSAASTVLLPDGISYELAAPVLCAGYTAWSALCAAEPKPYDRVAVLGVGGLGHLAVQFARSQGFETVAITRSPAKHDAVRALGADAVVSDGAELRAAGGADVVLVTGTSAAAAADTLTGLRPGGRLVLATIDPVGSFTIGPTSPVWAQRQRIIGATHDGLHLLVQALDLVARGLVTPVVEVFAKEDVAAAVDKVREGDVRFRAVVAY, encoded by the coding sequence ATGAAGGCAGCGGTCGTTCCAGGAGTGAATCGACGATGGGAGCTGCGCGAGGTTCCCACCCCGGTCGCCGGACCCGGCCAGGTGCTCATCAGGGTGCGTGCCTGCGGCGTGTGCCACAACGACGTCTACCTGACGGACGGCGCCTTCGAGTTCCCCGCGATCGACCCCGTAATCGTCGGACATGAGGCGGCGGGTGAGGTCGTGGCGGTCGGCGAGGGCGTCGTCTCGCGCCGCGTCGGGGATCGCGTCGGCGCCACCTGGGTGCAGGGAACGTGTGGGCGCTGCGACTACTGCGCTCTCGGGCTGCCGCTCACCGGACAATCCGGGATGAACTGCTCGGCGCCGGTGATGACCGGGATCACCGCGCCGGGCGGCCACGCCGAATACGTCGCGGTGTCCGCGGCGAGCACGGTCCTGCTGCCGGACGGCATCTCCTACGAACTGGCCGCGCCGGTGCTCTGCGCGGGGTATACCGCATGGAGTGCGCTGTGCGCGGCCGAGCCGAAGCCGTACGACCGCGTCGCGGTGCTGGGCGTGGGGGGACTGGGACACCTGGCCGTCCAGTTCGCTCGCTCGCAGGGTTTCGAGACGGTCGCGATCACTCGATCGCCCGCGAAGCACGACGCCGTGCGCGCTCTGGGCGCGGATGCCGTCGTCTCGGACGGAGCGGAGCTGCGCGCGGCGGGTGGCGCCGACGTCGTCCTGGTGACGGGGACGTCCGCCGCCGCGGCAGCGGACACGTTGACCGGTCTGCGGCCGGGTGGCCGGCTGGTGCTGGCGACCATCGACCCCGTCGGGTCTTTCACCATCGGGCCGACCAGCCCGGTGTGGGCGCAGCGTCAGCGCATCATCGGTGCGACCCACGACGGACTGCACCTGCTGGTCCAGGCGCTGGACCTCGTCGCTCGCGGTCTGGTCACGCCGGTCGTCGAGGTCTTCGCCAAGGAGGACGTCGCGGCCGCGGTGGACAAGGTCCGCGAAGGCGACGTCCGCTTCCGAGCCGTCGTCGCCTACTGA
- a CDS encoding FAD-dependent oxidoreductase: MSENGAVIVTPQDPRYARLAECYNHRFVGRPDEIRLVATTAQVVDALAEAVATGRRPAVRSGGHCFEDFTAAGDVRMLLDLSPMAAVRHDPERRAFMIEAGATLGQVYQVLHDGWGVTIPAGTCFEVGVGGHITGGGYGHLSRRDGLVVDHLYAIEIVVVDAAGRPEVIVATRDPEDPHRALWWAHTGGGGGNFGVVTRFWLRSPGVESDDPADLLPRAPRAVRRRFVQWSWDTMTEERFARLVDGYCSWLAAHSAPDSPYRHLWSNLIITHRSSETFGITSVIDADVPEAARLLSDHLASMTEAVDVDPVVDTEDVAAWMSEWMPSYSWPSDPRGRYKHKAAYLRRPYSRGQLTAIYDALTDPEYHNPAACLVLTAFGGRVNSVARDATAIPQRDSILKASYSAGAWFDAAEDDVHIAWVRRYYRSVYAESGGVPVPDDRSDGSYISYPDADLADPEWNTSGVPWHVLYYKDNYHRLARVKARYDPRDVFRHALSVRPASD, from the coding sequence ATGTCCGAGAACGGTGCCGTGATCGTCACGCCCCAGGACCCCCGCTACGCCCGTCTGGCGGAGTGTTACAACCATCGTTTCGTCGGCAGACCGGACGAGATACGTCTCGTCGCGACGACAGCCCAGGTCGTCGACGCGCTCGCCGAGGCGGTGGCGACCGGACGGCGGCCCGCCGTGCGCAGCGGCGGGCACTGCTTCGAGGACTTCACCGCCGCGGGCGACGTCCGGATGCTCCTGGACCTCTCCCCCATGGCGGCGGTACGACACGATCCGGAACGTCGGGCCTTCATGATCGAGGCCGGCGCCACGCTGGGGCAGGTGTATCAGGTCCTGCACGACGGCTGGGGCGTCACCATCCCGGCCGGCACCTGCTTCGAGGTCGGGGTCGGCGGGCACATCACCGGTGGCGGGTACGGACACCTCTCCCGCCGGGACGGCCTGGTGGTCGACCACCTGTACGCGATCGAGATCGTCGTCGTCGACGCTGCCGGGCGGCCGGAGGTGATCGTGGCGACGCGCGACCCCGAGGACCCCCACCGCGCCCTGTGGTGGGCGCACACCGGCGGCGGCGGCGGCAACTTCGGTGTCGTGACGCGCTTCTGGCTGCGCTCCCCCGGCGTCGAGTCCGACGATCCCGCCGATCTACTGCCCCGCGCGCCGCGCGCCGTACGCAGGCGCTTCGTCCAGTGGTCCTGGGACACGATGACCGAAGAACGGTTCGCCCGGCTCGTCGACGGCTACTGCTCCTGGCTGGCCGCCCACAGCGCGCCGGACTCGCCGTACCGGCACCTGTGGAGCAATCTCATCATCACCCATCGATCGTCGGAGACGTTCGGCATCACCTCGGTGATCGACGCCGACGTGCCCGAGGCGGCCCGGCTGTTGAGCGACCACCTCGCCTCGATGACCGAGGCGGTCGACGTCGACCCCGTCGTCGACACCGAGGACGTCGCGGCGTGGATGAGCGAGTGGATGCCCTCCTATAGCTGGCCGAGCGATCCGCGGGGCCGATACAAGCACAAGGCCGCCTATCTTCGACGTCCGTACTCGCGCGGACAGCTCACGGCGATCTACGACGCCCTCACCGACCCTGAGTACCACAATCCGGCGGCGTGCCTGGTGCTCACCGCCTTCGGCGGCCGGGTGAACTCGGTGGCACGCGACGCGACCGCGATCCCGCAACGCGACTCGATCCTCAAGGCCTCCTATAGCGCCGGGGCGTGGTTCGACGCGGCGGAGGATGACGTCCACATCGCCTGGGTGCGCAGGTACTACCGGAGCGTCTACGCCGAGAGCGGCGGCGTCCCGGTTCCCGACGATCGATCCGACGGCTCCTACATCAGCTATCCGGACGCCGATCTGGCCGATCCCGAGTGGAACACCTCGGGAGTCCCCTGGCACGTCCTCTATTACAAGGACAACTATCACCGTCTCGCGCGGGTCAAGGCGAGGTACGACCCCCGTGACGTATTCCGTCACGCTCTCTCGGTGCGGCCGGCGTCGGACTGA
- a CDS encoding serine hydrolase domain-containing protein produces MNDVQKLVQEAIDRLVDSGTEIGVQVAAYRHGELIVDAVAGVSDPATGRPVLSSTPFNSFSTGKGVTSTVVHVLVDRGVLDYDEPIARLWPEFAAHGKERTTLRHVLTHSAGVPGLPQATTPEDLCDWDVTCARIADTEPWWEPGTRTGYHAQTYGYLVGEVVRRATGTPISTVLREEITVPLGIADELFFGVPESDLERLAVLTDAADSAAMFAAMPPDFPLFAAVPTAVMPTAAYGNRRDVLTADIPAGGTMTARAVARMYAALLGEVDGVRLVSPARLREISAVQTRDVDQVTGHAYPKALGYNVGRPGTTSEATPGVFGMVGMGGSAAYADSSTGVTVALTKNRFDPFAPSPVDGIGAIVAELTGGG; encoded by the coding sequence ATGAACGACGTGCAGAAGCTGGTCCAGGAGGCGATCGATCGGCTGGTGGACTCCGGAACGGAGATCGGCGTCCAGGTGGCGGCGTATCGACATGGCGAACTGATCGTCGACGCGGTCGCCGGGGTATCCGATCCGGCGACCGGTCGGCCGGTGCTGTCCAGCACCCCGTTCAACAGCTTCTCCACCGGCAAGGGCGTGACGTCCACCGTCGTGCATGTGCTCGTCGATCGTGGCGTGCTCGACTATGACGAACCGATCGCGCGATTGTGGCCGGAGTTCGCGGCTCATGGCAAGGAACGAACCACCCTGCGGCATGTGCTGACGCACTCGGCCGGAGTGCCGGGGCTGCCACAAGCGACCACTCCGGAGGACCTCTGCGACTGGGACGTCACCTGCGCCCGGATCGCCGACACCGAACCGTGGTGGGAGCCGGGGACCAGGACGGGATACCACGCGCAGACCTACGGCTACCTCGTCGGAGAAGTGGTCCGCCGGGCCACCGGCACCCCCATCTCCACGGTGCTACGCGAGGAGATCACCGTACCGCTGGGCATCGCCGACGAACTCTTCTTCGGCGTCCCCGAGTCCGACCTCGAACGGCTGGCGGTGCTGACGGACGCGGCCGACAGCGCCGCGATGTTCGCCGCGATGCCGCCGGACTTCCCGTTGTTCGCAGCGGTGCCCACCGCGGTGATGCCCACCGCCGCCTACGGCAATCGCCGGGACGTGCTGACCGCCGACATCCCGGCAGGCGGCACGATGACGGCTCGGGCCGTCGCCCGGATGTACGCCGCGCTGCTCGGGGAGGTCGACGGGGTGCGGCTGGTGTCGCCCGCGCGACTGCGGGAGATCAGCGCCGTGCAGACTCGCGACGTCGACCAGGTCACGGGGCACGCCTACCCGAAGGCGCTCGGCTACAACGTCGGCAGGCCCGGCACGACCTCCGAGGCGACTCCCGGAGTGTTCGGCATGGTCGGGATGGGCGGCAGCGCCGCTTACGCGGACTCCTCTACCGGGGTCACGGTCGCGTTGACCAAGAACCGGTTCGACCCGTTCGCGCCCAGCCCGGTGGACGGCATCGGCGCGATCGTGGCGGAGCTCACGGGCGGCGGCTGA
- a CDS encoding cytochrome P450 family protein, which translates to MLEHRPVVIDRTGADIHDEARRIRAHGPVAPVELPGGVRAWSITGHAAARLALSDHRFSKDPRRHWTAYVDGRIGDDFPLIGWVLMDNLTTTHGADHTRLRRLTAKAFTPRRVAAMRPGIERLVAELLDELAAVPPGRPVDLKAAFAHPLPSRVICDLFGIPPEARARMLRGGETNVDTTLTPEESAANVEQWHREMYEFVESRRRTPGDDLTTDLIAAKEDGSQLSDSELVGTLHLLLATGTEPVMNLITNAVAALLTHPEQLALVRSGEVDLREAVEETLRVQAPVAHLPFRFTTEEVVLGGVTIPRGEPVLINFAGIGRDPALHGADADRFDVARKDKEHLSFGHGIYRCIGAPLAWLETEIALTALFDRFPRLTLAVDEGELEPQATFIMNGRLTLPVLTEPAVVGSPSDVTV; encoded by the coding sequence ATGCTCGAGCACCGACCCGTGGTCATCGATCGCACCGGCGCCGACATCCACGACGAGGCCCGCCGCATCCGAGCACACGGACCGGTGGCCCCGGTCGAACTGCCGGGCGGCGTCCGTGCCTGGTCGATCACCGGCCATGCCGCCGCCAGACTGGCCCTGTCGGATCACCGATTCTCCAAGGACCCGCGCAGACATTGGACGGCCTACGTCGATGGTCGGATCGGCGACGACTTCCCCTTGATCGGCTGGGTCCTGATGGACAACCTGACGACCACCCACGGCGCGGACCACACCCGGCTGCGCAGGCTGACGGCGAAGGCGTTCACGCCTCGTCGCGTGGCTGCGATGCGGCCCGGCATCGAACGGCTCGTGGCGGAGCTGCTCGACGAGCTGGCCGCCGTCCCGCCGGGTCGCCCCGTGGACCTCAAGGCGGCCTTCGCCCACCCACTGCCGTCCAGGGTGATCTGTGATCTGTTCGGCATCCCCCCGGAGGCACGTGCCCGGATGCTGCGCGGCGGTGAGACGAACGTCGACACCACCCTCACCCCGGAGGAGTCCGCCGCCAATGTGGAGCAGTGGCATCGGGAGATGTACGAGTTCGTCGAAAGCAGGCGCCGTACACCGGGTGACGACCTGACGACGGACCTGATCGCGGCCAAGGAGGACGGCTCGCAGCTGTCGGACTCCGAGCTCGTCGGGACCCTGCATCTACTGCTCGCCACCGGGACCGAACCGGTGATGAACCTGATCACCAATGCCGTGGCGGCGTTGCTGACGCATCCGGAGCAGCTCGCGTTGGTGCGGTCCGGCGAAGTCGACCTGCGGGAGGCCGTCGAGGAGACGCTGCGGGTCCAGGCCCCTGTCGCCCACCTGCCGTTCCGGTTCACCACCGAGGAGGTCGTCCTCGGCGGCGTGACCATTCCTCGCGGTGAACCGGTCCTCATCAACTTCGCGGGCATCGGCCGTGATCCCGCGTTGCACGGCGCGGACGCCGACCGTTTCGACGTCGCCAGGAAGGACAAGGAGCATCTGTCCTTCGGTCACGGCATCTACCGGTGCATCGGGGCACCGCTGGCCTGGTTGGAGACGGAGATCGCGCTGACGGCGTTGTTCGACCGATTCCCCCGGCTGACGCTGGCGGTCGATGAGGGCGAGCTGGAGCCGCAGGCGACGTTCATCATGAACGGCAGGCTCACCCTTCCCGTGCTCACCGAACCCGCCGTCGTGGGCTCGCCGTCGGATGTCACCGTCTGA
- a CDS encoding MFS transporter, whose product MLALPTLLMALDIGALFLALPHLTADLGTTSTQQLWITDIYGFLLAGLLITMGSLGDRIGRRKLLLIGGAAFGVASVVAAYAPTAETLIAARALLGIAGATLGPSTLALITNMFRDARERGVAIALWMTCMMGGASLGPVLGGVMLEYFWWGSVFLLGVPVMLLLLVMGPLLLPEYRAPQAGRIDLFSVVLSLGAILPIIYGIKQLATSFDSSPVEGLVALVAGLAIGTVFVRRQLRLEDPLLDLRLFRNSSVSTVLGAGLLTSASMGGIGMLSSQYLQTVLGLSPAQSALWYAPMGIGTAVGSLLTPVLTRRIRQSTLIVGGLVFSLSGFVLLALAPSAGGLVQVVIGITVIAVGSGPLFVLGAGLVVGSVEPEKAGSAASISETCSTFGSTFGIAVLGTIGAAVYGTQMRDSMVEGIPADAAETASQTVAGAALAAEGLPGAQAAELLRSAHEAFTNGLNTSAVVSGLIAVTLAILTARILRRKEAATANRPAGQEAAPQEAGAADEEPLKADG is encoded by the coding sequence GTGCTCGCTCTCCCGACTCTGCTGATGGCATTGGACATCGGCGCGCTGTTCCTCGCACTGCCACACCTGACGGCCGACCTCGGCACCACGAGCACACAACAGCTCTGGATCACCGACATCTACGGCTTCCTGCTGGCGGGCCTGCTCATCACGATGGGCTCGCTCGGTGACCGCATCGGACGGCGCAAGCTGCTGCTGATCGGCGGAGCGGCGTTCGGCGTCGCCTCGGTGGTGGCCGCGTACGCGCCGACGGCGGAGACCCTGATCGCCGCCAGGGCGCTGCTCGGCATCGCCGGGGCGACCCTCGGCCCGTCGACCCTGGCCCTGATCACCAACATGTTCCGCGACGCCAGGGAACGCGGTGTGGCGATCGCGCTGTGGATGACCTGCATGATGGGCGGTGCATCGCTGGGCCCTGTCCTCGGCGGCGTGATGCTGGAGTACTTCTGGTGGGGATCGGTGTTCCTCCTCGGTGTGCCGGTCATGCTCCTGCTGTTGGTGATGGGACCGCTGCTGCTGCCCGAGTACCGGGCCCCGCAGGCCGGGCGGATCGACCTGTTCAGCGTCGTGCTGTCCCTGGGCGCCATCCTGCCGATCATCTACGGGATCAAGCAGCTGGCGACGAGCTTCGACAGCAGCCCAGTGGAGGGGCTCGTCGCCCTCGTCGCGGGCCTGGCGATCGGCACCGTGTTCGTCCGCCGCCAGCTGCGACTCGAAGACCCGCTGTTGGATCTCCGACTCTTCCGCAACAGTTCCGTCAGCACCGTTCTGGGCGCGGGCCTGTTGACGTCGGCGAGCATGGGCGGCATCGGGATGCTGTCGAGTCAGTACCTCCAGACGGTCCTCGGGCTCTCCCCCGCGCAGTCGGCGCTGTGGTACGCCCCGATGGGCATCGGCACCGCGGTGGGCTCACTGCTGACGCCGGTCCTCACCCGACGGATAAGACAGAGCACCCTGATCGTCGGCGGCCTGGTGTTCTCCCTGAGCGGGTTCGTCCTGCTGGCCTTGGCGCCCTCGGCGGGCGGGCTCGTCCAGGTGGTCATCGGCATCACCGTCATCGCGGTCGGGTCCGGTCCGCTCTTCGTGTTGGGCGCGGGTCTGGTCGTCGGTTCGGTGGAGCCGGAGAAGGCCGGGTCGGCGGCGTCGATCTCGGAGACCTGCTCCACCTTCGGATCCACCTTCGGCATCGCCGTCCTCGGCACCATCGGCGCAGCGGTGTACGGCACGCAGATGCGCGATTCCATGGTCGAGGGCATCCCTGCGGACGCGGCCGAGACAGCGAGCCAGACAGTGGCCGGAGCCGCGCTCGCCGCGGAGGGGCTGCCGGGAGCACAGGCGGCGGAGCTGCTGAGATCGGCGCACGAGGCCTTCACGAACGGACTCAACACGAGCGCCGTGGTCAGCGGACTCATCGCCGTCACTTTGGCGATTCTCACGGCGCGGATCCTGCGGCGTAAGGAGGCCGCGACGGCGAACCGGCCTGCCGGCCAGGAGGCAGCCCCGCAGGAGGCCGGTGCGGCTGACGAGGAGCCGCTCAAGGCCGACGGCTGA